In the Mytilus trossulus isolate FHL-02 chromosome 1, PNRI_Mtr1.1.1.hap1, whole genome shotgun sequence genome, one interval contains:
- the LOC134713835 gene encoding proteoglycan 4-like isoform X6: MQGPKPSLPSKPAAKPPTPIRSADTKPTTNGDFPFNNNNIPKKTAGEIANKNKDVNSMVKNSTSVPQLNSEFVSRFNSMKNKPGIDDKPSPKPPWQKQPDVGIKPLENKNIPSQGLASRLKKFQQVDSENSDDKTEPVKPLMPGKIDITVKKDVISGMFQPKLPPSLKSDNKPPPTPIKPESKQPPPTPRKPTTPTEQEVISPSKPKPFSVVKPSPSGGGDPQSELMRAIQKRKESMGQKSENEQTDTEPQLRNMKRGKSIKRKSFTRNLDNKKFFLVEISSSDSPNRPPPKPSKILDINLDTIVSEYKKNFKRKFLSSEEESERPQSGGFVEMDEEIYEELPDDETGVDFPPPPPEITRQRQSTNRPVSMIPPMTEDEECDVVYDDGISAQSDEVPPPVIPGRPPRRGNLPELPCVPIQEEPLPEPPVQPPTTSNVIADDPESDGELYEPLDDIINEVAKLEEKANNNTISTDNDKTEQLSEKERKKKEKEEKKRQEEERKKQEKRAKELKSKFKIELSELEECSTKGAIKEDAKGKGKDLAVTKDQRVIIICMDKRNPKGRWLVKLEENEDIIGYVDSNNVEVDNNLIRSVMLTSQKPQTDFADDGEDYEVPEQDEVYAEAL, from the exons ATGCAAGGACCAAAGCCTTCATTACCATCTAAACCAGCAGCAAAACCGCCGACACCAATACGATCGGCCGATACTAAACCGACGACAAATGGAGATTTCCcatttaacaataataatataccAAAGAAGACCGCTGGTGAGattgcaaacaaaaacaaagatgtAAATTCAATGGTGAAAAATAGTACTTCTGTACCACAACTTAATTCAGAATTTGTGTCAAGATTCAACAGTATGAAAAACAAACCTGGAATAGACGATAAACCTAGTCCGAAGCCGCCATGGCAAAAACAACCAGATGTGGGTATAAAACCgctagaaaacaaaaatataccatCACAAGGACTAGCTAGTCGTTTAAAAAAGTTTCAACAGGTTGATAGTGAAAATAGTGACGATAAAACTGAGCCTGTGAAACCATTAATGCCGGGAAAGATAGACATTACAGTGAAGAAGGATGTGATCTCTGGAATGTTTCAACCAAAGTTGCCCCCTTCTCTTAAGTCTGACAATAAACCTCCACCAACACCGATAAAACCTGAGAGTAAACAGCCTCCGCCTACTCCGCGGAAACCTACGACTCCTACAGAACAAGAGGTTATATCTCCGAGCAAACCAAAACCATTTTCTGTTGTCAAACCATCTCCCTCTGGTGGAGGTGACCCTCAGTCTGAACTAATGCGTgcaatacaaaaaagaaaagaaagtatGGGACAAAAAAGTGAGAACGAACAAACAGACACTGAACCTCAGTTGAGAAACATGAAACGAGGCAAATCTattaaaagaaagtcatttacaagaaatttagataacaaaaagttttttcTGGTTGAAATTTCAAGTTCAGATAGTCCCAATAGACCTCCTCCGAAGCCATCGAAGATACTGGATATAAATTTggatactattgtttcagagtACAAAAAGAATTTTAAGAGGAAATTTCTGTCTTCAGAAGAGG AGTCTGAGCGACCACAGTCGGGAGGTTTCGTCGAAATGGATGAAGAAATTTATGAAGAATTACCGGATGATGAAACCGGTGTAGATTTCCCTCCACCCCCTCCTGAAATTACACGTCAACGTCAGTCAACGAATAGACCAGTTTCCATGAT ACCTCCTATGACAGAAGATGAGGAATGTGATGTAGTCTATGATGATGGTATCAGTGCTCAAAGTGACGAAGTGCCCCCACCCGTTATTCCGGGTAGACCTCCAAGGCGTGGAAATCTTCCAG AACTTCCTTGTGTTCCAATACAAG AGGAGCCTCTACCTGAGCCACCCGTACAGCCACCTACAACG TCCAATGTTATAGCAGACGATCCAGAATCTGATGGCGAACTGTACGAGCCACTTGACGATATAATCAA tgAGGTGGCCAAATTGGAGGAGAAAgcaaataataatacaatttCCACTGATAATGACAAAACAGAACAATTATCAGAAaaggaaagaaagaaaaaagaaaaagaagaaaag aaaagaCAAGAAGAGGAAAGGAAAAAACAAGAGAAAAGAGCAAaagaattaaaaagtaaattcaag ATCGAGCTTAGCGAACTTGAAGAATGTAGTACTAAGGGAGCTATTAAGGAAGATGCCAAAGGCAAGGGGAAAGACTTAGCAGTCACTAAAGACCAAAGAGTTATAATTATATGTATGGATAAGAGAAACCCAAAAGGAAGATGGCTAGTCAAATTAGAGGAAAATGAAG ATATAATTGGTTATGTGGATTCTAACAATGTTGAGGTAGACAACAATCTCATTCGTAGT GTGATGCTTACTTCCCAGAAACCACAGACAGA TTTTGCCGACGATGGAGAAGACTATGAAGTACCAGAACAAGATG aagTTTATGCCGAGGCTTTATAA